GCTCATGGTGCGCACACCGGCCGAGCGGTACACCTGCACATAGCGGGACAGCCAGCGGTCGGCGCTGAAGTTGGAGCGCAGTCGTTCGAAGGCGCGCGCGACTCGCCATGCGGCCGACTCGGAGTGCGTGAGCACGCTGTCGATCGCTTCGGCGAGGGCGGCGGGGTCTTCGGGTTGAACGAGGATCGCTTCGCGGTTGGAGATCACGCCGGGGATGCCGCCCACGCGCGTGGCGACGACGGGCACGCCGGCGGCCATCGCTTCCAGCAGCACGACGGGCGTGCCCTCGGTACGGGAGCTGAGGACGAGGACGTCGAATGCCTTCATCAGGCGGCCGGCGCCGTCCAGCGCGCCGGTCCAGCGAACGACGTCCTGCAGGCCGAGCGACCGCGCGCGCTCCGTCAACTCGCCGCGCATGCGTCCTTCGCCGATGATCACGGCCCGCGCAGTGTCGCGCAGGCGTGTCATTGCATCGAGGAAGACGTCGGGTCCCTTCTCGCGGCTGACGCGCCCGATGAAGCCGACGCACGGCTCGTCGTCGGGGATGCCGAGCTGTGCGCGTGCTTCGTCGCGCGACAGGAACTTCACGGATGCAGTCCACGCGTTGGGCACCACGTGCAGCCGCGGCTTCGGCACCCCGGAGGCGAGCAGCAAGGAGGCCATCGGCCGCGACACGGCGACGACGGCGTCGCACTGGCGGAACGCGCGTCGCTGGAGGTGCTCGAACATGCGGTTCTTGAGACCGCCGCCGATGAAGCCGTGCGACGTGCTGACCGTGGGGATGCCGAGCTCGCGCGCAACGGGCGTGTGCAGCACGTCGGTGCGGTAGCCGTGCGTGTGCACGACGTCGGGGGCGATGCGGGTGCACAGCTCACGCACCAGGCCGCGCTCATATCGGTACGCGCGCGCGGGAACCTCGAGCGCGTGCGCGTGCACACCGCGGTATGGCAGCGTGCGGAGCAGCGGGTGGTCGGTCACGCCCTGGTCGAGCACTGCGGCGACGTGCAGCTCGTCGCCGGCGCGCGCCTGCTCGGTCGCGAGTGATTCGACGACGCGTTCGAGTCCGCCGAACGGCGCGGGCGCAAGGACGTGCAGGATGCGGGCTCGCGTCGTCGCACGTTCCTTCGATGGCGTCACCGCCGGTTGGTCCATCAGCTCCATGCAGCCGTCGGTGTCAGGTTCGGGACGCGGCGATCTGCTCACGCAGCGTGAGCAGGTCATGCTTGCCGTTGGGAAGTTTCGGCAGTGCGGCGAGGGCGATGATCTCGGCGGGCTGCATGTAGCGCGGCAGCTCCGCGCGGCAGAACATGCGCAGCTCCTTGAGCGAGCCGTGTGGCGCGAGCACGACGCAGGCGACGACGCGCTGGCCGCGATCGCTGTCCTCCTCCGCCGTGACGAGCCCCTCCGAGATCTGTTTCGACGCGTACAGCACGTCCAGGATCTCGTCCGGGCCGACGCGGTAGCCGAGCGTCTTGATCATGCGGTCCTTGCGCCCGACGAACCAGAGGTAGCCGTCCTCGTCGCGGCGCACCATGTCGCCGGAATAGACTGCAACGCGCTCTACTCCGTTCACCGGGTGCGGCCGGAAGACTTCGGCGGTCCGCTCCGGGTCGTTCCAGTAGCCCATGGTCACGGTCGGGCCGCTGTGCACCAGCTCCCCGGTCTCCCCGGCCTCGCACAGCCTCCCGTCCTCGCCCACGACCATGATCTCGGCGCCGTCCATGGGCCGGCCCATGCAGCCGGGGCGGCGGTCGATCTCGTCCGGGGGCAGGTACGTGCTGCGGAAGACCTCGGTCATGCCGTACTGCAGGAACACCTGCGCCTGCGGCTGCGCCTCGCGGATGCGCTGCACGCCCGCGGGCGCGAGGTGGCCGCCCGCGTTCTGCACGATGCGCAGCGTCGGTATCGGCTCGGCGGTGAAGCGCGGCGCCTGCAGGAGCTGCATCCAGAGGGGCGGCACGGCGGCGAGGACAGTGACGCCGGCGTCGCGTAATTCGCCGGCGACGTCGTTCATGACCGGTGAGGTCGGGACGATCAGCGTCGCACCGGCGAAGACCGCGCACTGCATCTGGTTGGCGCCGTACACGCCGCTGATCGGCAGCATGCCGGCGATGCGGTCGTCCTCGCGGATGCCCAGGTAGCCGGCCACGGTCTCGATCACCGACCAGACGTTGGCGTGGCTGGCGACGACGCCCTTGGGCATGCCGGTCGAGCCGGACGTGTACGTGATCTGCGCCGGCTCGGACGCCTGAAGGGTGACCGGCTCGAAGGAGGCGGAGGCAGGGACGTCGTCCACGTCCAGCACGGCAGCCGGCGTCCGGACGTCACGGTGTACGCGCGCGCGCACGGCTGCGGACGTCAGGAGCACCTTCGCGCCGGACTGCTCCAGCGCGTACTCGACCTGTCGCGGGCGGAGCAGCGGGTTCAGCACCACGGTCATCGCGCCCGCGGCGAGGACGCCGAAGTACGATGCGACGGCGTCGATGCCGCGCTCCTGCAGGATGACGACGCGGTCGCCCCGGGCGACGCCGGCGCTGCGCAGGGCGTCCGCAATGGCGGCGGCGCGCGCGACGAGCTCGGCGTACGTGGCCGTCCGCTCCCGCTCGATCACCGCGTCCCTGTGCGGGTGGCGGGCGGCCGCTGCCCAGAGCATCTGCGCGACGTTGCCGCGATCCGGTGCGCGCGCGGTCATGTGAGGTTCTCCTGATTCAAAGGCGCGGGACAGGTGGGCACCTCCGGTGCCATGGGTCCATACACGTGTGTCCGTGGCTGCACACCACTTTTCGACCCGTGTCGCGACAGGTGTGGCCGATTGGCAACGTTGCCACCGCGCGGGGCGTTGCAGCCAAGCAACGTTTCAGGCTTTGCGGCCGGCGCGGTGGAGCGGGTGAGTCAGCGGGCCTGCATGGCAAATGTCGCGAGGCGGCGCGGCTTTGCTGGCCGGCGTGCGGACGGGACCGTACCGGGAACCGATCCTGCACTCGGCCGGCGCGTCGAGACGCTGAACCCACCCGAGCGAGCACAATGAGCACGAGAACGGAAGTCATGCCGGCGGAGGCGTGGCTGCGCATCGACGCGGAGGCCGAGGTCCAGGCCGTTGCGGAGACGATGCGGGGCCAGCTCATGGACGTACTGAAGCGCCGCGGCCTGGTCGTCGCGATGAGCGGCGGCGTGGACAGCTCGGTCGCGGCTGGCCTGGCGGTCCGGGCGGTCGGGCCGAAGCGGGTCTTCGGCGTCTTCATGCCGGAGCAGGATTCGGATCCGCGCAGCCTCGAGCTGGCGAAGGAGTGGGCGGACAAGCTCGGGATCGAGTACACGACCGAGGACATCGCGCCCACGCTGGCCGCAGCCGGCTGCTACGAGCGGCGCGACGACGCGATCCGCAGCGTGGTGCCGGAGTACGGTCCCGGCTGGAAGTCCAAGATCGTCCTGCCGGGGAACCGGCTGGACTCGGACCACCTGAACACGTACTCGGTGGTCGTGCAGTCGCCGGACGGCGAGCTGACGACGCACCGGCTGCCGCCGGCCGCGTACCGCGTGATCGTCGCGGCGACGAACTTCAAGCAGCGCGTCCGCAAGATGCTGGAGTACTACCACGCGGACCGGCTGCACTACGCGGTGGTCGGCACGCCGAACCGGCTGGAGTACGACCAGGGCTTCTTCGTGAAGGGGGGAGACGGCCTGGCCGACCTGAAGCCGATCGCGCACCTGTACAAGACGCAGGTCTACCAGCTCGCCGCGCACCTGGGCGTACCGGAGGGCGTGACCAACCGGCCGCCGACCACGGACACGTACTCCCTGCCGCAGAGCCAGGAGGAGTTCTACTTCGCGCTGCCGGCGCGGATGATGGACCTGGTGCTGTTCGCGCACAATCACGGGAAGAGTGCGGACGAGGCGGCTGCCGCGCTGGGTCTGACGGCCGAGCAGGTGGAGCGCGCGTACCGCGACATCGAGCAGAAGCGGGTGACGACGGAGCCGCTGCACGTGGTGTCGCTGCTGTCGAAGCCGGTGGCGGAGATCCACCCGCACGGCCGCGTGAACGGCGGCGCCCAGGCCGTCCGGAACTGAGATGTGCGGGATCGCCGGCATCGTTCGTCGTGACGGCCCGCCGCCGTCCGTGCCCGCACTGCAGCGGATGGCCGCTGCACTGCATCATCGCGGGCCGGACGGTTACGGGCTGTACACCGGCCGGCGGGTCGGCCTCGCGCACGCGCGCCTGAGCATCATCGACATCGAGACCGGCGCGCAGCCGCTGACCAACGAGGACGGCTCGATCGTCGTCGTGTTCAACGGCGAGATCTACAACTACATCGAGCTGCGCGCGGAGCTGCAGTCGGCCGGTCACGTGTTCCGCACACAGAGCGACACCGAAGTGCTGGTGCACGGCTGGGAGCAGTGGGGCCCGGCCATGCTGGACCGACTGAACGGCCAGTGGGCGTTCGCGATCTACGACCGCCACTACGACAGCGTGTTCCTCGCCAGGGACCGGTTCGGCATCCAGCCGCTGTTCTACTCGATGAAGAACGGCGACCTGGTTTTCGGCTCCGAGGTGAAGGCGCTGCTCGCGTCGGGCGAAGTCGAGGCCCGGCTCGACCCGCGCGGACTGGACGACGTGTTCACGTTCTGGGGCGCGCGTGCGCCGCGGACCGTGTTCGAGGGCGTGGCGCAACTGGAGCCGGGGAGCTGCGCGCACTGGCGCGCCGGCGAGCTCCGGCTGCGCTACTACTACGACCTGGCGTACGAGGCGCAGAAGCGCGAGCCGGACGACGCGCTGGAGCAGCTCGACGAGCTGATGCGCTCCGCCGTCGCACTGCGCATGCGCGCGGACGTGCCGGTCGGTGCATACCTGAGCGGTGGCCTCGACTCGAGCATCACCTGCTCGCTCGCGGCAGAGCGCACGCCGTACGAGCTGCGCACGTTCTCCGTGACCTTCCAGGACCCCGCGCTCGACGAGAGCGAGTTCCAGAAGGAGCTGGCCGGCGACATCGGCAGCGCGCACGCGGTCACGCACATCGATGGCGACGCGATCGCCGCGGTCTTCCCGGACGTGGTCCGCCACGCGGAGACGCCGCTGATCCGGACCGCGCCCGCGCCGCTGTACCTGCTGTCGAAGCTGACGCGCGAGCGCGGCATCCGCGTGGTGCTCACGGGCGAGGGCGCCGACGAGGTGTTTCTCGGCTACGACCTGTTCAAGGAAACGGCGGTCCGCCACTTCTGCCTGCGCCAGCCGGAGTCGCAGCGCCGGCCGATGCTGTTCGACCGGCTATATCCGTACCTGGCGCCGACGGGCGGCGAGTTCTGGCGACGGTTCTTCCTCGATGCGGGCACACCGGACGACCGGCTGTTCTCGCACATGCCGCGCATGCTGCTGACGTCGCGCGTGAAGGAGTTCTACACGGCGGGGATGAAGGACGCGGTGGCGGGCTACGACGCTGCCGACGCGCTGCGTGCGGCAGTGCCCGCGGGCTTCGACGGCTGGTCGCCGCTCGGCCGCGCCGCGTACCTGGAGCTGAAAACGCTGCTCGCGTCGTACCTGATCAGCTCGCAGGGCGAGCGCATGGCGATGGCGAACAGCGTGGAAGGGCGCTTCCCGTTCCTGGATCACCGGCTGTTCGAGTTCGCGGCCGCGCTGCCGGACCGGAGCAAGCTGCGCACGCTGCGGGAGAAGGACATCCTCCGGCGGTGGGCGAAGGACGTGGTGCCCGCGCGACTGGCGCAGCGGCCGAAGCAGCCGTACCGCGCGCCGGATGCGCCAGCGTTCTTCGGGGCGAAGGAGCCGGAGTACGTGAGCGAGCTGCTGTCGCCGGACGCGATCCTGGAGAGCGGGGTGTTCGATCCGCGACTGGTGGCGGGGCTGCTGAAGCGCTGCCGGAGCGGGAAGGCGACGGGGTTCCGGGAGAACCAGGCGCTGGTGGCGGTGCTGTCGACGCAGCTGTGGTGGCGGGCGTTTGCATCAGGGTCGGAGTCTGGGCTGACCTCCTACTCTACTCCTCCGGACGTGCACATTACCGAGTACCGCACCAGTTAATCGATTCGAACAGTCTGCTGAGCTGTTAAACCCCAGAATGGATCAGAGCAACCGATGAAAGAAATAGTCGAAGCGGTCAGGGCCTTCGTGGAGGAGAACTTCCTGTACGCCAAGCCGGACTTCCAACTCCATGAAAACGATTCTCTCCTCGGGAAGGGAATTGTCGACTCAATGGGGATCATGGAGGTGCTGGAGTTCCTCGAATCGCGATTCGGGATCAGTGTTCCCGCCGACGACATCACAGAAGCGAACCTGGGGAGCCTGTCGTCCATCGCCGCGTATGTAGCGAGGTTTAGTGGCGCGGCTTCGTCCACCGCTTCGTAGCAGGCGCGCGTAGCGATTTCGCCACGCATTGATGGGCGCTGGCGATACCGGCCTAAATGTAAGAGTGACGGAAGTACACACGTCACAACGGTTTGCCAAAGTGTTCATGGGGGGCATTACGGTTGCTTCGTGGCGCCCGCTGCAGGCACACAGTTGCAAGCCCCCTCATCACCTTGGAGACACACCATGTTCTGGAAACGCTCGCTGGGCTCAGGAGTTCTGCTGTGCCTGGCAATCACTGCTTGTACTCGGGACTCGAATCCTGTAGCCCTCGACGCTGTTATGGCCGCGGAGGGAGTGCAGGACGGCTATATCCAGGTGTATAAGGTCGGCCCTGAGGGCACATATAACTTCACCGCATCCGAATCAGTTCCCGGCGCGCTGTGGGCGACCGACTTTTCGGTGAATGCCGGCG
This sequence is a window from Longimicrobiales bacterium. Protein-coding genes within it:
- a CDS encoding glycosyltransferase family 4 protein, translating into MDQPAVTPSKERATTRARILHVLAPAPFGGLERVVESLATEQARAGDELHVAAVLDQGVTDHPLLRTLPYRGVHAHALEVPARAYRYERGLVRELCTRIAPDVVHTHGYRTDVLHTPVARELGIPTVSTSHGFIGGGLKNRMFEHLQRRAFRQCDAVVAVSRPMASLLLASGVPKPRLHVVPNAWTASVKFLSRDEARAQLGIPDDEPCVGFIGRVSREKGPDVFLDAMTRLRDTARAVIIGEGRMRGELTERARSLGLQDVVRWTGALDGAGRLMKAFDVLVLSSRTEGTPVVLLEAMAAGVPVVATRVGGIPGVISNREAILVQPEDPAALAEAIDSVLTHSESAAWRVARAFERLRSNFSADRWLSRYVQVYRSAGVRTMSAHARASE
- a CDS encoding AMP-binding protein — encoded protein: MTARAPDRGNVAQMLWAAAARHPHRDAVIERERTATYAELVARAAAIADALRSAGVARGDRVVILQERGIDAVASYFGVLAAGAMTVVLNPLLRPRQVEYALEQSGAKVLLTSAAVRARVHRDVRTPAAVLDVDDVPASASFEPVTLQASEPAQITYTSGSTGMPKGVVASHANVWSVIETVAGYLGIREDDRIAGMLPISGVYGANQMQCAVFAGATLIVPTSPVMNDVAGELRDAGVTVLAAVPPLWMQLLQAPRFTAEPIPTLRIVQNAGGHLAPAGVQRIREAQPQAQVFLQYGMTEVFRSTYLPPDEIDRRPGCMGRPMDGAEIMVVGEDGRLCEAGETGELVHSGPTVTMGYWNDPERTAEVFRPHPVNGVERVAVYSGDMVRRDEDGYLWFVGRKDRMIKTLGYRVGPDEILDVLYASKQISEGLVTAEEDSDRGQRVVACVVLAPHGSLKELRMFCRAELPRYMQPAEIIALAALPKLPNGKHDLLTLREQIAASRT
- the nadE gene encoding NAD(+) synthase; amino-acid sequence: MSTRTEVMPAEAWLRIDAEAEVQAVAETMRGQLMDVLKRRGLVVAMSGGVDSSVAAGLAVRAVGPKRVFGVFMPEQDSDPRSLELAKEWADKLGIEYTTEDIAPTLAAAGCYERRDDAIRSVVPEYGPGWKSKIVLPGNRLDSDHLNTYSVVVQSPDGELTTHRLPPAAYRVIVAATNFKQRVRKMLEYYHADRLHYAVVGTPNRLEYDQGFFVKGGDGLADLKPIAHLYKTQVYQLAAHLGVPEGVTNRPPTTDTYSLPQSQEEFYFALPARMMDLVLFAHNHGKSADEAAAALGLTAEQVERAYRDIEQKRVTTEPLHVVSLLSKPVAEIHPHGRVNGGAQAVRN
- the asnB gene encoding asparagine synthase (glutamine-hydrolyzing), whose protein sequence is MCGIAGIVRRDGPPPSVPALQRMAAALHHRGPDGYGLYTGRRVGLAHARLSIIDIETGAQPLTNEDGSIVVVFNGEIYNYIELRAELQSAGHVFRTQSDTEVLVHGWEQWGPAMLDRLNGQWAFAIYDRHYDSVFLARDRFGIQPLFYSMKNGDLVFGSEVKALLASGEVEARLDPRGLDDVFTFWGARAPRTVFEGVAQLEPGSCAHWRAGELRLRYYYDLAYEAQKREPDDALEQLDELMRSAVALRMRADVPVGAYLSGGLDSSITCSLAAERTPYELRTFSVTFQDPALDESEFQKELAGDIGSAHAVTHIDGDAIAAVFPDVVRHAETPLIRTAPAPLYLLSKLTRERGIRVVLTGEGADEVFLGYDLFKETAVRHFCLRQPESQRRPMLFDRLYPYLAPTGGEFWRRFFLDAGTPDDRLFSHMPRMLLTSRVKEFYTAGMKDAVAGYDAADALRAAVPAGFDGWSPLGRAAYLELKTLLASYLISSQGERMAMANSVEGRFPFLDHRLFEFAAALPDRSKLRTLREKDILRRWAKDVVPARLAQRPKQPYRAPDAPAFFGAKEPEYVSELLSPDAILESGVFDPRLVAGLLKRCRSGKATGFRENQALVAVLSTQLWWRAFASGSESGLTSYSTPPDVHITEYRTS
- a CDS encoding acyl carrier protein, whose product is MKEIVEAVRAFVEENFLYAKPDFQLHENDSLLGKGIVDSMGIMEVLEFLESRFGISVPADDITEANLGSLSSIAAYVARFSGAASSTAS